From one Conexibacter woesei Iso977N genomic stretch:
- a CDS encoding PilZ domain-containing protein → MELLLEPRVPIDITLDGGWHLTAQVTSVGPDHVDLGPLSEPLALPAQLRWCGATIAWKTRIGAAHRNGILTQGPEPGQLRMHPVGEPMKVQRRRFVRVPAELSTAVIAPDKRLTTRTLDVSVGGMLVAPADTLVLDDTVRFALDLGAITISGDGKVVRGTSEGARGILFDNLQGRAERQLSRYVAERQRQLIAGSRQ, encoded by the coding sequence GTGGAGCTGCTGCTCGAACCGCGCGTCCCGATCGACATCACCCTCGATGGCGGTTGGCACCTGACCGCGCAGGTCACCTCGGTCGGCCCGGACCACGTGGACCTCGGCCCGCTCAGCGAGCCCCTCGCGCTCCCCGCCCAGCTGCGCTGGTGCGGTGCCACGATCGCCTGGAAGACCCGGATCGGCGCCGCCCACCGCAACGGCATCCTCACCCAGGGCCCGGAGCCCGGCCAGCTGCGCATGCACCCGGTCGGCGAGCCGATGAAGGTCCAGCGCCGCAGGTTCGTCCGCGTCCCCGCCGAGCTGTCGACCGCGGTGATCGCGCCGGACAAGCGCCTGACGACCCGGACGCTCGACGTCTCGGTCGGCGGCATGCTCGTCGCGCCCGCCGACACGCTCGTGCTCGACGACACCGTGCGCTTCGCGCTCGACCTCGGCGCGATCACGATCTCCGGCGACGGCAAGGTCGTCCGCGGCACCTCCGAGGGCGCCCGCGGCATCCTCTTCGACAACCTCCAGGGCCGCGCCGAGCGCCAGCTCTCGCGCTACGTGGCCGAGCGCCAGCGCCAGCTCATCGCCGGCTCTCGCCAGTGA
- the moaA gene encoding GTP 3',8-cyclase MoaA, whose product MQREPLIDGHGRRISDLRISVTDRCNFRCQYCMPAEGLKWLERDGILRFEEIERLAALLAQMGIRTVRLTGGEPLVRKDFPALAALLTRIEKLDEVSVTTNGFLLERDAQALVQAGIARFNVSVDSLQRDRFFAQTRRDALPRVLRGLAHLATFPEAHPIKVNAVAIRGFTEHELLPFARFAREHPYEVRFIEYMPLDGDRSWDMTQVLTGAEIFDAINKHFPLEPAERAPHATARTHRFADGIGKIGLINPVSEPFCGDCDRIRLTADGRLRTCLFSLNETDLRTPLRTGATDDDLEQLIRDAIWRKELKHRVNEPGFIQPQRTMSAIGG is encoded by the coding sequence GTGCAGCGCGAGCCGCTCATCGACGGCCACGGCCGCCGGATCTCGGACCTCCGGATCTCGGTCACCGATCGCTGCAACTTCCGCTGCCAGTACTGCATGCCCGCCGAGGGCCTGAAGTGGCTGGAACGCGACGGCATCCTGCGCTTCGAGGAGATCGAGCGGCTCGCGGCGCTGCTCGCCCAGATGGGCATCCGGACCGTCCGGCTGACCGGCGGCGAGCCGCTCGTGCGCAAGGACTTCCCGGCGCTCGCCGCCCTCCTCACGAGGATCGAGAAGCTCGACGAGGTCTCCGTCACGACCAACGGCTTCCTGCTCGAACGCGACGCGCAAGCACTGGTGCAGGCCGGGATCGCCCGCTTCAACGTCTCGGTCGACTCGCTCCAGCGCGACCGCTTCTTCGCCCAGACCCGCCGCGACGCTCTGCCCCGCGTCCTGCGCGGCCTCGCGCACCTCGCCACCTTCCCGGAAGCCCACCCGATCAAGGTCAACGCGGTCGCGATCCGCGGCTTCACCGAGCACGAGCTCCTCCCCTTCGCCCGCTTCGCCCGCGAGCACCCCTACGAGGTCCGCTTCATCGAGTACATGCCGCTCGACGGCGACCGCTCGTGGGACATGACGCAGGTCCTGACCGGCGCCGAGATCTTCGACGCCATCAACAAGCACTTCCCGCTCGAACCCGCCGAGCGCGCGCCGCACGCCACCGCCCGCACGCACCGGTTCGCCGACGGCATCGGCAAGATCGGCCTGATCAACCCCGTCTCGGAGCCCTTCTGCGGCGACTGCGACCGCATCCGCCTCACCGCCGACGGCCGCCTGCGCACCTGCCTCTTCAGCCTCAACGAGACCGACCTCCGGACCCCGCTGCGCACGGGCGCGACCGACGACGACCTCGAGCAGCTCATCCGCGACGCGATCTGGCGCAAGGAGCTCAAGCACCGCGTCAACGAGCCCGGCTTCATCCAGCCGCAGCGCACGATGTCCGCCATCGGCGGCTGA
- a CDS encoding NAD(P)-dependent alcohol dehydrogenase, with protein sequence MSTTTRALHATAAKAPFEATTIERRDLKPTDIAIDIAYCGICHSDIHQRDNDWGRSTFPIVPGHEITGTVSAVGDAVTRHQVGDRVGVGCFVDSCGECEPCVEGDEHFCAKGAVATYNSTGYDGERTYGGYSQHVVVDERFVIRIPDALGLDVAAPLLCAGITMYNPLKRWGAGPGKQVAIVGMGGLGHVGVQIAAKLGAEVTVLSQSLSKEADGRRFGASHYYATADKETFKTLRNRYDLIVNTVSANLPVDKYLGLLKPRGAMVSVGLPTDPDTVHGGSLIGRDRILSGSNTGGLPLTQEMIDFCAEHEIAPAIELIGADTVDTAFDRVLKSDVRYRFVIDTKTLG encoded by the coding sequence ATGAGCACCACGACGCGCGCGCTGCACGCCACCGCTGCCAAGGCCCCCTTCGAGGCGACGACGATCGAGCGGCGGGACCTGAAGCCCACCGACATCGCGATCGACATCGCCTACTGCGGGATCTGCCACAGCGACATCCACCAGCGCGACAACGACTGGGGGCGCTCGACGTTCCCGATCGTCCCGGGCCACGAGATCACCGGGACGGTGAGCGCCGTGGGCGACGCGGTCACGCGCCATCAGGTCGGCGACCGCGTCGGCGTTGGCTGCTTCGTCGACTCCTGCGGCGAGTGCGAGCCGTGCGTCGAGGGCGACGAGCACTTCTGCGCCAAGGGCGCGGTCGCGACCTACAACAGCACCGGCTACGACGGCGAGCGCACGTACGGCGGCTACTCGCAGCACGTCGTGGTCGACGAGCGCTTCGTGATCCGGATCCCGGACGCGCTCGGCCTCGACGTCGCGGCGCCGCTGCTGTGCGCCGGCATCACCATGTACAACCCGCTCAAGCGCTGGGGCGCGGGGCCGGGCAAGCAGGTGGCGATCGTCGGGATGGGCGGCCTCGGGCACGTCGGCGTGCAGATCGCCGCGAAGCTCGGCGCCGAGGTGACGGTGCTGTCGCAGTCGCTGTCCAAGGAGGCCGATGGCCGTAGGTTCGGCGCCTCCCACTACTACGCGACTGCGGACAAGGAGACGTTCAAGACGCTCCGCAACCGCTATGACCTGATCGTCAACACGGTCTCGGCCAACCTGCCCGTTGACAAGTACCTTGGGTTGCTCAAGCCCCGCGGCGCGATGGTGTCGGTCGGCCTGCCGACCGATCCGGACACCGTCCACGGCGGCTCCCTGATCGGCCGCGACCGCATCCTCTCGGGCTCCAACACCGGCGGCCTGCCGCTGACGCAGGAGATGATCGACTTCTGCGCCGAGCACGAGATCGCACCCGCGATCGAGCTGATCGGCGCCGACACCGTCGACACCGCCTTCGACCGCGTCCTGAAGTCCGACGTCCGCTACCGCTTCGTCATCGACACCAAGACGCTCGGCTAG
- a CDS encoding DUF72 domain-containing protein has product MGTIVVGTSSWADPGFVAEWYPEGLADRDRLPWYAEHFEGVEVNATYYAVPGAATVRRWAEVTPKAFTFDVKLHQSLSRHSAEVGSLPRALRDDVATTPRGRVRPNADLDRALCKAYRKAMRPLADAGKLSSYLLQLSPAFMPPSKRLEELDVIVEGLAPTPVAVEFRHRAWLHDERRDATFGWLRDRGAVFVGVDAPQGKPPTMLPPVDAVTNPALAYLRLHGRNARGWVRGRTVAERFGYRYDAQELEELAQRAEALAEEADEVRVMFNNNRGDDAPAGASQMKDLLK; this is encoded by the coding sequence GTGGGCACGATCGTCGTCGGAACCTCCTCCTGGGCCGATCCGGGGTTCGTCGCGGAGTGGTACCCGGAGGGGCTCGCGGACCGGGACCGGCTGCCGTGGTACGCCGAGCACTTCGAGGGCGTCGAGGTGAACGCGACGTACTACGCGGTTCCGGGCGCGGCGACCGTGAGGCGCTGGGCCGAGGTCACGCCCAAGGCCTTCACCTTCGACGTCAAGTTGCATCAGTCGCTCTCGCGCCACAGCGCGGAGGTGGGGTCGCTCCCCAGGGCGCTGCGCGACGACGTCGCCACGACGCCGCGCGGGCGGGTCCGGCCGAACGCCGACCTGGACCGCGCGCTCTGCAAGGCCTACAGGAAGGCGATGAGGCCGCTGGCCGACGCGGGCAAGTTGTCGTCCTACCTGCTCCAGCTCTCCCCCGCCTTCATGCCGCCGTCGAAGCGGCTGGAGGAGCTGGACGTGATCGTCGAGGGCCTTGCGCCGACGCCCGTCGCCGTCGAGTTCCGCCACCGCGCCTGGCTGCACGACGAGCGCCGCGACGCGACGTTCGGCTGGCTGCGCGACCGCGGCGCCGTCTTCGTCGGGGTCGACGCGCCGCAGGGCAAGCCGCCGACGATGCTGCCGCCGGTCGACGCGGTCACCAACCCCGCGCTCGCCTACCTGCGCCTGCACGGCCGCAACGCGCGCGGGTGGGTCAGGGGCCGGACGGTCGCCGAGCGGTTCGGGTACCGCTACGACGCGCAGGAGCTCGAGGAGCTGGCCCAGCGCGCCGAGGCGCTGGCCGAGGAGGCCGACGAGGTGCGCGTGATGTTCAACAACAACCGCGGCGACGACGCGCCGGCCGGCGCGTCGCAGATGAAGGACTTGCTGAAGTGA
- a CDS encoding alpha/beta hydrolase: MRVGAVGIALLCAVAVAGCGGGGAPEPTRTARTSAPRVVAAAPAARLRSATCGPRVGGGFRCATLTVPLHRRGPRAADGRTLTLRVALQDGASHPRGDYIMLTGGPGQPGLPFAARLAARLRSVTSGMRLVVVDQRGTGDGALSCPALQRTAGTSDLAVPPRAAVTACGRRLASARAAYTTADTVADLDALRRALRDPEWVVGGISYGTFVAERYALAHPRQTRALILDSVVPQEGAELLERVPLRATARVLGPAATADLRRVLRDHPDLGPGLFDAITERSIGVPHLGAVTRALRAGAAGNLRPIRTLLLLTRGEERGVPARFFSSGLHAATLCADAPAAWPGGPAAPLRVREAALAALRRRVPASATAPWPVSTAFGQGLLATCRAWPPTTAPPAPSRAARITTPALLLAGDRDLSTPLEWARAQARAMGDARLVTVHGAGHSILSREPGSTGRDALRSFLARRLG; the protein is encoded by the coding sequence GTGCGGGTCGGGGCCGTCGGGATCGCGTTGCTCTGCGCCGTGGCCGTCGCCGGCTGCGGTGGCGGCGGTGCGCCGGAGCCGACAAGGACGGCGAGGACCAGCGCGCCGAGGGTGGTCGCCGCGGCGCCGGCGGCGAGGCTGCGGAGCGCGACGTGCGGGCCGCGCGTCGGCGGCGGCTTCCGCTGTGCGACGCTCACCGTTCCCCTCCACCGTCGCGGGCCGCGCGCCGCGGACGGGCGGACGCTGACGCTCCGCGTCGCGCTGCAGGACGGCGCGTCGCATCCGCGGGGCGACTACATCATGTTGACCGGCGGCCCGGGTCAGCCGGGGCTGCCGTTCGCCGCGCGGCTCGCGGCGCGGCTGAGGAGCGTGACGAGCGGGATGCGGCTGGTCGTCGTCGACCAGCGCGGGACGGGCGACGGCGCGCTCTCCTGCCCGGCGCTGCAGCGGACCGCCGGGACGTCGGACCTCGCGGTCCCGCCGCGCGCCGCGGTGACCGCCTGCGGCCGCAGGCTCGCCAGCGCCCGCGCCGCGTACACAACCGCCGACACCGTCGCCGACCTCGACGCGCTGCGCCGCGCGCTGCGCGACCCCGAGTGGGTCGTCGGCGGGATCTCGTACGGGACGTTCGTCGCCGAGCGCTACGCGCTCGCCCACCCCAGGCAGACCCGTGCGCTGATCCTCGACAGCGTCGTGCCCCAGGAGGGCGCCGAGCTGCTGGAGCGCGTCCCGCTGCGCGCGACCGCGCGCGTCCTCGGCCCCGCCGCGACCGCCGACCTGCGCCGCGTCCTACGGGACCACCCGGACCTCGGGCCGGGCCTGTTCGACGCGATCACCGAGCGCTCGATCGGCGTGCCGCACCTCGGCGCGGTGACGCGCGCGCTGCGCGCCGGGGCGGCCGGGAACCTGCGGCCGATCCGGACGCTCCTGCTGCTCACGCGCGGCGAAGAGCGCGGCGTGCCCGCCCGCTTCTTCTCCTCCGGCCTGCACGCCGCGACGCTGTGCGCCGACGCGCCCGCGGCCTGGCCCGGCGGGCCGGCCGCGCCGCTCCGGGTGCGCGAAGCGGCGCTCGCCGCGCTGCGCCGCCGCGTCCCGGCGAGCGCGACCGCGCCGTGGCCGGTGTCGACCGCGTTCGGCCAGGGCCTGCTGGCGACCTGCCGCGCTTGGCCGCCGACGACCGCCCCGCCCGCGCCGTCGCGCGCCGCCCGGATCACGACGCCCGCGCTGCTGCTCGCGGGCGACCGCGACCTCTCGACGCCGCTGGAGTGGGCGCGGGCCCAGGCCCGCGCGATGGGCGACGCGCGGCTGGTCACCGTCCACGGCGCCGGCCACTCGATCCTCTCGCGCGAGCCCGGGAGCACCGGGCGCGACGCGCTGCGCTCGTTCCTCGCCCGGCGGCTCGGGTAG
- a CDS encoding uracil-DNA glycosylase: MSAQRDLDELAEEIRAHKGAGCGFEVCETCTQLVPGVGPASAEIVIVGEAPGAREDAAGVPFVGAAGRLLDTLLAEAGIPREAVFITNVVKARPPRNRDPRRDEVAHHWPWLERQLDIIRPQLLVPLGRHALARFAPDAKIAEVHGARLEGEGGRQLFPLYHPAAALYNGGLRATLFEDAQALRAALS; the protein is encoded by the coding sequence GTGAGCGCGCAGCGCGACCTGGACGAGCTGGCCGAGGAGATCCGCGCGCACAAGGGCGCGGGGTGCGGCTTCGAGGTCTGCGAGACGTGCACGCAGCTCGTCCCGGGCGTCGGGCCCGCGAGCGCGGAGATCGTGATCGTCGGTGAGGCGCCGGGCGCCAGGGAGGACGCGGCGGGCGTCCCGTTCGTCGGCGCGGCCGGGAGGTTGTTGGACACCTTGCTCGCCGAGGCCGGCATCCCGCGCGAGGCCGTGTTCATCACCAACGTGGTCAAGGCACGGCCGCCGAGGAACCGGGACCCGAGGAGGGACGAGGTCGCCCACCACTGGCCGTGGCTGGAGCGCCAGCTGGACATCATCAGGCCCCAGCTGCTGGTCCCGCTCGGGCGCCACGCGCTGGCGCGCTTCGCCCCGGACGCGAAGATCGCCGAGGTCCACGGCGCGCGGCTGGAGGGCGAGGGCGGGCGTCAGCTGTTCCCGCTCTACCACCCCGCCGCGGCGCTCTACAACGGCGGCCTGCGCGCCACCCTGTTCGAGGACGCACAGGCGCTGCGCGCCGCGTTGTCGTAG
- a CDS encoding class I SAM-dependent methyltransferase, which translates to MPAPLLERAATSLRLRALDLRDRVAGRGDPLVPPRRLHFVGHADSDFAGTGDEFLGHFITLGGLSPRDRVLDIGCGIGRMARPLAGFLDAAGGGAYDGFDINADGIAWCRAHYETAGHPEFAFVVADIFNTRYNPAGTQAAAEFTFPYDDGTFGFALATSVFTHLVADAAERYVSEAARVLREGGTLFATWLLLDDNSRDAVRAGRAALPFRINSDNNETSAVIDPAVPEDAIAFDRAWLQGLYGRHGLTITAIHDGTWRGGAGPTYQDVVIATKGTPTP; encoded by the coding sequence GTGCCCGCGCCCCTGCTCGAACGCGCCGCGACGTCGCTGCGGCTGCGCGCCCTGGACCTGCGCGACCGCGTGGCCGGGCGCGGCGACCCGCTGGTCCCGCCGCGGCGGTTGCACTTCGTCGGCCACGCCGACTCGGACTTCGCGGGGACCGGCGACGAGTTCCTGGGGCACTTCATCACGCTCGGCGGGCTGTCGCCGCGGGATCGTGTCCTGGACATCGGCTGCGGGATCGGGCGGATGGCCCGGCCGCTGGCCGGGTTCCTGGATGCCGCGGGCGGCGGCGCCTACGACGGGTTCGACATCAACGCCGACGGGATCGCCTGGTGCCGCGCGCACTACGAGACCGCCGGGCATCCGGAGTTCGCGTTCGTCGTCGCCGACATCTTCAACACGCGCTACAACCCGGCCGGGACGCAGGCCGCCGCGGAGTTCACGTTCCCCTACGACGACGGGACGTTCGGCTTCGCGCTGGCGACGTCGGTGTTCACGCACCTCGTGGCGGACGCCGCGGAGCGGTACGTGAGCGAGGCCGCGCGGGTCCTGCGCGAGGGCGGGACGCTGTTCGCGACGTGGCTGTTGTTGGATGACAACTCGCGCGACGCGGTCCGGGCGGGGCGCGCCGCGCTGCCGTTCCGGATCAACAGCGACAACAACGAGACGTCCGCGGTGATCGACCCGGCCGTGCCCGAGGACGCGATCGCGTTCGACCGCGCGTGGCTGCAGGGGTTGTACGGGCGTCACGGCCTGACCATCACCGCGATCCACGACGGGACCTGGCGGGGCGGGGCCGGACCGACCTACCAGGACGTCGTCATCGCCACGAAGGGGACACCTACACCATGA
- a CDS encoding GTP-binding protein, producing MAAAEPQHLAARLRDGDLSAAPAVLNLVESRAPRDREAVRALLSSLSPAALGGEAAGHVVGVTGPPGAGKSSLLSELCREWRARDRSVAVLAVDPSSRRSGGSLLGDRARIAFDPDDRGLFIRSTAAGDRLGGLAPATRAAAQALAVAFDVVVIETVGVGQSETEVGEVADTVAVIVQPGSGDVLQFLKSGIMEIPDVLVVTKADLGDIAMRARRDLNAALRSAGSRDTKVVAVSSVSPVVGVDTLVDALDEHRAALDVHARRVAARRSGALQDFLVEHGERGLRALGGRRAAAKLLDSADPATDEPTLVATLESHL from the coding sequence TTGGCGGCCGCTGAACCCCAACATCTCGCCGCGCGCCTGCGCGACGGCGACCTCTCCGCTGCGCCCGCGGTCCTGAACCTCGTCGAGTCGCGCGCCCCGCGCGACCGCGAGGCGGTCCGGGCGTTGTTGTCGTCGTTGTCTCCCGCGGCGCTCGGTGGCGAGGCGGCCGGGCACGTCGTCGGCGTCACCGGCCCGCCGGGCGCGGGCAAGTCATCGCTGTTGAGCGAGCTGTGCCGGGAGTGGCGCGCGCGGGATCGCTCGGTCGCGGTGCTCGCGGTCGATCCGTCGTCGCGCCGGTCCGGCGGCTCGCTGCTCGGCGACCGCGCGCGGATCGCCTTCGACCCCGACGACCGCGGCCTGTTCATCCGCTCGACGGCGGCCGGCGACCGACTTGGTGGCCTTGCTCCCGCGACGCGCGCGGCCGCGCAGGCGCTGGCCGTCGCGTTCGACGTGGTGGTCATCGAGACCGTCGGCGTCGGGCAGTCCGAGACCGAGGTCGGCGAGGTCGCCGACACCGTCGCGGTGATCGTGCAGCCCGGCTCCGGCGACGTCCTGCAGTTCCTGAAGTCCGGGATCATGGAGATCCCGGACGTGCTCGTCGTCACCAAGGCCGACCTCGGCGACATCGCGATGCGCGCCCGCCGCGACCTCAACGCCGCGCTGCGCAGCGCGGGCTCGCGCGACACGAAGGTCGTCGCGGTGTCGAGCGTGTCGCCGGTGGTCGGGGTCGACACGCTGGTCGACGCGTTGGACGAGCACCGCGCGGCCCTCGACGTCCACGCGCGCCGGGTCGCGGCGCGCCGGTCCGGGGCGCTCCAGGACTTCCTGGTCGAGCACGGCGAGCGCGGCCTGCGCGCGCTGGGTGGGCGCCGCGCGGCGGCGAAGCTGCTTGACTCCGCCGACCCCGCGACCGACGAGCCGACGCTCGTCGCGACCCTGGAGTCCCACCTGTGA
- a CDS encoding DUF4878 domain-containing protein, translated as MARPSRMTLAASLAVLVGVAGGGCGADTEPTTTAPSQDTLVRAVVAKFGIATQKRDYKQICNDLLSSALVARIEDVGLPCEGALQRGLGDVKSPTLEITDVSINGDKALVSVHTTASGQQASNDALQLVKENNSWRISSLDEPAGSTSTAPPSTSTSKAYPNGTD; from the coding sequence GTGGCCCGCCCGTCCCGGATGACCCTCGCCGCCTCGCTCGCCGTTCTTGTAGGAGTTGCTGGCGGCGGCTGCGGCGCCGACACCGAGCCGACGACCACCGCCCCCAGCCAGGACACCCTCGTCCGGGCGGTCGTTGCGAAGTTCGGGATCGCGACGCAGAAGAGGGACTACAAGCAGATCTGCAACGACCTGCTGTCCTCCGCGCTGGTGGCCAGGATCGAAGACGTCGGCCTGCCCTGTGAAGGCGCTCTCCAACGCGGCCTCGGCGACGTCAAGTCCCCAACCCTCGAGATCACCGACGTCTCCATCAACGGCGACAAGGCCCTCGTCTCCGTCCACACCACCGCCTCCGGCCAACAGGCCTCCAACGACGCGCTGCAGCTGGTGAAGGAGAACAACTCCTGGCGCATCTCCTCGCTCGACGAGCCGGCGGGCAGCACGTCGACCGCGCCGCCATCGACTTCGACCTCGAAGGCCTATCCCAACGGCACCGACTAG
- a CDS encoding protein meaA, protein MPCMDHRLPERDRPWMMRTYAGHSTAKASNELYRSNLAKGQTGLSIAFDLPTQTGYDADHELAKGEVGKVGVPVAHKGDMHTLLDGIPLGEMNTSMTINATAAWLLALYIGTAEENGVGQDQLQGTTQNDIIKEFLARGTYAFPPGPSMRLIADMVAYTVTEVPKWNPINICSYHLQEAGATPVQEIAYSMSNAIAVLDAVRERVPEDLMGKVFARISFFVNAGVRFIEEHAKLRAMSVLWEELGRTRYGVTDEKQLRFRYGVQVNSLGLTESQPENNVQRIVLEALAVTMGRNARARALQLPAWNEALGLPRPWDQQWSLRIQQVMAYETDMLEYPDIFEGSVVMEGLVAELLEGARAEMAVVEEHGGAVKAVDYMKAALVDSHRERIRRIEHGEQIVVGLNKYTESSPSPLVDEEGGIMTVDAAVEAQQREAVVAWRAARDNDAVEAALAELRRVAGSDENIMPATIAAAKAGVTTGEWSTALRESFGEFRAPTGVGEAAAGDRDESDLAEIREEVERLAEAMGRRPKILVGKPGLDGHSNGAEQIAVRARDIGFDVVYEGIRLTPSQIAASAEQEGVHVIGLSILSGSHKELIPDVVDALRARGVDAPVVVGGIIPSADVQPLKDAGVAAVYTPKDFDLGQIMRDIVALVAERNGVGAEA, encoded by the coding sequence ATGCCGTGCATGGATCATCGCCTGCCGGAGCGCGACCGCCCCTGGATGATGCGGACCTACGCCGGTCACTCGACCGCGAAGGCCTCCAACGAGCTGTACCGCTCCAACCTCGCCAAGGGCCAGACGGGCCTGTCGATCGCCTTCGACCTGCCGACGCAGACCGGCTACGACGCCGACCACGAGCTGGCCAAGGGCGAGGTCGGCAAGGTCGGGGTCCCGGTCGCGCACAAGGGCGACATGCACACGCTGCTCGACGGCATCCCGCTCGGCGAGATGAACACGTCGATGACGATCAACGCTACGGCGGCCTGGCTGCTGGCGCTGTACATCGGCACGGCGGAGGAGAACGGCGTCGGGCAGGACCAGCTCCAGGGCACGACCCAGAACGACATCATCAAGGAGTTCCTGGCGCGCGGGACCTACGCGTTCCCGCCCGGGCCGTCGATGCGCCTGATCGCCGACATGGTGGCCTACACGGTCACCGAGGTCCCGAAGTGGAACCCCATCAACATCTGCTCGTACCACCTCCAGGAGGCGGGCGCGACGCCGGTCCAGGAGATCGCGTACTCGATGTCCAACGCGATCGCGGTGCTCGACGCGGTCCGCGAGCGCGTGCCGGAGGACCTGATGGGCAAGGTCTTCGCGCGCATCTCGTTCTTCGTCAACGCCGGCGTGCGGTTCATCGAGGAGCACGCGAAGCTGCGGGCGATGAGCGTGCTCTGGGAGGAGCTCGGCCGGACGCGCTACGGCGTGACCGACGAGAAGCAGCTGCGCTTCCGCTACGGCGTGCAGGTCAACTCGCTCGGGCTGACCGAGTCGCAGCCGGAGAACAACGTCCAGCGCATCGTCCTTGAAGCACTTGCGGTGACGATGGGCCGCAACGCCCGCGCCCGCGCGCTGCAGCTGCCGGCGTGGAACGAGGCCCTCGGCCTCCCCCGCCCGTGGGATCAGCAGTGGTCGCTGCGCATCCAGCAGGTCATGGCCTACGAGACCGACATGTTGGAGTACCCCGACATCTTCGAGGGCTCGGTCGTCATGGAGGGCCTCGTAGCGGAGCTGCTGGAGGGCGCGCGCGCCGAGATGGCGGTCGTCGAGGAGCACGGCGGCGCCGTCAAGGCGGTGGACTACATGAAGGCCGCGCTGGTCGACTCGCACCGCGAGCGGATCCGGCGCATCGAGCACGGCGAGCAGATCGTCGTCGGCCTCAACAAGTACACCGAGTCGAGCCCCTCGCCGCTGGTCGACGAGGAGGGCGGGATCATGACCGTCGATGCGGCCGTCGAGGCCCAGCAGCGCGAGGCGGTCGTCGCCTGGCGCGCCGCGCGCGACAACGACGCCGTCGAGGCCGCGCTGGCCGAGCTGCGCCGCGTCGCGGGCAGCGACGAGAACATCATGCCCGCCACGATCGCCGCCGCGAAGGCGGGCGTGACGACCGGCGAGTGGTCGACCGCGCTGCGCGAGTCCTTCGGCGAGTTCCGCGCGCCGACCGGCGTCGGCGAGGCCGCCGCGGGCGACCGCGACGAGTCCGACCTGGCCGAGATCCGCGAGGAGGTCGAGCGCCTCGCCGAGGCGATGGGCCGGCGCCCGAAGATCCTGGTCGGCAAGCCGGGGCTGGACGGGCACTCCAACGGCGCCGAGCAGATCGCCGTGCGCGCCCGCGACATCGGCTTCGACGTCGTCTACGAGGGCATCCGGCTGACGCCGTCGCAGATCGCGGCGAGCGCCGAGCAGGAGGGCGTCCACGTGATCGGGCTGTCGATCCTGAGCGGCTCGCACAAGGAGCTGATCCCGGACGTCGTGGATGCGCTGCGGGCGCGCGGCGTCGACGCGCCGGTCGTGGTCGGCGGGATCATCCCGAGCGCCGACGTGCAGCCGCTGAAGGACGCGGGCGTCGCCGCGGTCTACACGCCCAAGGACTTCGACCTCGGGCAGATCATGCGCGACATCGTGGCCCTGGTCGCCGAGCGCAACGGCGTCGGCGCCGAGGCGTAG
- a CDS encoding LLM class flavin-dependent oxidoreductase, with product MSSRRGIFVAPFNELADPRLLAQLAADAEAGGWDGFFLWDHIVYGAPVRDVLDPWIVLAAIAGATERIRIGPLVTPIPRRRPQKLARETVTLDLLSGGRTVLGVGIGSDTFGELSPFGDPSDPRELGRLLDEGLAQLMTYWSGEFTPLPVQRPRIPVWAAARWPARKPVRRAARLDGLFPIELPDPEALATLAGEIASQRAEEGVTGAYDLIVTNDHDYDPAPWEAAGATWTLRGFGKAPSLDEVRAVIAAGPNG from the coding sequence ATGTCGTCACGCCGTGGGATCTTCGTCGCGCCGTTCAACGAGCTGGCCGACCCGCGGCTGCTCGCGCAGCTGGCCGCCGACGCCGAGGCCGGCGGCTGGGACGGCTTCTTCCTCTGGGACCACATCGTCTACGGCGCGCCGGTGCGCGATGTGCTCGACCCGTGGATCGTGCTGGCCGCGATCGCGGGCGCGACCGAGCGGATCCGGATCGGCCCGCTGGTCACGCCGATCCCGCGCCGCCGGCCGCAGAAGCTGGCGCGCGAGACCGTCACGCTGGACCTGCTCAGCGGCGGCCGGACGGTACTCGGCGTCGGGATCGGCTCCGACACCTTCGGGGAGCTGTCGCCGTTCGGCGATCCCTCGGACCCGAGGGAGCTCGGGCGACTGCTCGACGAGGGCCTGGCGCAGTTGATGACCTACTGGAGCGGCGAGTTCACGCCGCTGCCGGTGCAGCGGCCGCGGATCCCGGTCTGGGCGGCGGCGCGCTGGCCGGCGCGCAAGCCGGTCCGGCGCGCGGCGCGGCTGGACGGGCTGTTCCCGATCGAGCTGCCCGACCCGGAGGCCCTGGCGACGCTCGCCGGCGAGATCGCCTCGCAGCGTGCCGAGGAGGGCGTGACCGGCGCCTATGACCTGATCGTGACCAACGACCATGACTACGATCCCGCGCCGTGGGAGGCCGCCGGCGCGACCTGGACGCTGCGCGGGTTCGGCAAGGCGCCGTCGCTGGACGAGGTCCGCGCGGTGATCGCGGCGGGCCCGAACGGGTAG